The DNA region CAGGGGACACTGCTCTTGAGACTCTGACCCTCCTTCACAGCAATGCTGGTAGGACATCCTTTGATCTCAGGACCATCTGTGGGTTGAGGATACAGGTTACAAGAGGACATTTCAGACCAGTGATCCTTTTACATTCTGCAGTTTGAAGGATTCACCTCGGCAGAGAATGTGGCAGGGCACGCAGCCTCTCTGTCCTCAATTATCTTTTTAATTAATAGTTTTTCTTGTTCTATGTTGCCCTAGCAGCTGTGCTGGGTGTACTACTGATGATTCACAAAATTACAAACATTAACCCTCCCAGGCAGCAGCCTAGAGCAGTGGTTAAGATTCTAGACCTCCTGCTCCACTATCCCCAAAGTTATGGGTTCAAACACTGGACCCTGGAGCAAGACACTTAACCCAGGTGTCTAACGTCTGCGTTAAGGAGCTTGCAACATTTGTGTGCAATAAGAAAAACAGATATAATCATAACCTTTGAGTggatttggataaaagcatcagtcagattaattagaaaaaaataaattggacTTAAGACATTACTTACACTCCACAGTGATGATCACATTCTGTGTCACTTTTCCATATTCGTTTTCAGCCTCAAAGGTGAACTGTCCAATATCTCTCCTGGACAGGGGATCATTGGGCTCAATCTCTTGGCCCTCTATCAACCACTGGGTGTCAGGGGGAGGGTTTCCCACAGCTGTACAGAGGTCACTGCTCACAAGAATCTGACCCTCTTTCACAGTGGCGCTGGGAGGACAAGTGATCACAGGTCTATCTGTGGATTGAAGACGGAGTTGGCTTTTGAAAGAAACCATATATgacagtagttctttgaacaaaaATGTAAGTATTCTAACAGAAGTACACTTTACATTTGGTCTAAACATTTAAACACCACCCAGAGTCCAATTCTGTTTCTTCCTAGTTGACCAATTGTTTTTGTCTATCAATACAGTAGTTTTATATTTTCAGCAACAAGCGAGCCTTTTTGTTTGATATCAAGATGTGAACATCATACTCACTCACAACAGTCTACCATAAGACAACCATGGCAACCAACGCTTCTGCTGCTTTACCTGTCAATTAATTACCATGACAACACGAACACGAAGTGGCAAGAAATCAGTCCCACCTGTCTGCTGTTAAATCAGTGCTTACTTTGTTTCCACAGGATATTTCACACCCGATTTCCCACTTGTCTCTGCTCAGTTTTAGACAGTCCTTCCCCTACTTTTAGTatctgttttggattttcccctGCGCTCTGTTGGTTGTCTTTCTGGTTTTGGCCTTTGCCCGTGTCTGTGCCAGTGTCTGTTCCTGTGCCCATGtctgtgcctgtgtctgtgccCATGCTCATGCatgtgcctgtgtctgtgtctgtgcccaTGTCTGTGCCCATGCCAGTGCCCATGTCTGTGTCCGTGCTCATGCCCGTGTCTGTGCCAGTGCTCGTGCTCGTGCCCATGTCTGTGCCCATGCCAGTTcccatgtctgtgtctgtgctcaTGCCCGTGCCTGTGCCCATGCCTGTGCTCGTGCCTGTGTCTGGGCCCGTGCCCGTGCCCGTGTCTGTGCCAGAGCCTGTGTCCATGCCCGTGCCAATGCCCGTGCCTGTGTTTGTGCCAGAGCTCGTGCCCATGCCTGTGCCCATGCCTGTGTCCATGCCTGTGTCTGTGCCAGAGCCTGTGTCCTTGCCCTTGCCCATGCCAGCGCCTGTCTCTGTGCCTGAGCCCGTATCTGTGCTTGTGCCCATGCCTGTGCCTTGGATATGTTTCTGGTTTTCCTTTGGTCTTTTCTTAGTGACTCTGAACTCTGTTTGTTTCCTTATCACAGCTTGGACTGTGTTTCAATCTGTTCTCACAACTGACATCTGACTCCCTGCTTACTCCACCTTACACCTGGGTTCACCTCATCGCCTCAGTCAAGCAAGAGCAGCAATTATTATAgcaaatgcataaaaaataaagtataaacATTATCTCTGAAGCCTAGATAAATTCttcaaataaaattgtattcaaATAAAATGCTTAGATTCATAAGGCAATTTATCTGTCACACTGAAATCTGGACTTCATATAACCTCTTTTCAATAGAAATGAaaccattttaagcatcaaaagaGACTTATCCCTTAAAACTGCAACAAATTCACAATGTTATTACCAGGAAAAGGATGAAACAGGGTTCACTGATATTTCATTGACAGACATGATAGAAGTCAATTCATTGTGCTGATTTATATCTGTCATCAAAAGGAATGATCAACAGAGTGCTGTGCATGTAGTGCAGGGTTTCACCACCTCTCCATAGAAACACCAGGCTCCACATGTCATCTCATCCTGCTGAAGatcttctctgtcctgttcttCTCACACAGCTGGGACATACATGttcctgttcactggtctctaaGCCTTAGATGTTTAGCAAAACATCATCATTTCGACATCGCAAATCATCCCACCAGTGCTCAATGGGGCTCAAGTCTTGTGAGCACGGCATAACAGGTACCGTATAACATTATACCTAGATGAAGTGTACTTGCATGGACTATGATAGATGTGTTGTGAATAAAACATGTCACCATTAGATGAAGTACTACATGTGTGATGAAGAACAATGCTGTTCATACTGCATACAGCTCAGAAATTTTGCAAAGATCTAACATTTGCACTCTGCAGTATGGCACAGTTATATTTTCTAAATTCATGAATGCTTCTATAATAATGTTTAGGACTGTCTGTTTAAAAAGAACTGGATGTTTCTGCATAGTTCATGAAGCTCTCAGAGCTCCGTCACTCCCTCAGACCTATGCTGAACACATTTTAGCAGTAGAAAGAATGGTTAGTGATGCTGaccaagaaaaatgttaaaaacccTTAAACTATAATAATTTGACATAAACACCCTAAAGCATGGCTCCTTACTGAATACAAGATATGAATAAACTCACACAGCACTGTAACCTTCAAGGGTTTTGCCCTCGttgcaggagggggctgtggtCCTTCTGGTCCCAGGTTGAGCTCTGCCTCACAGGTGAACTGCTGTCCATTGTCAGCTCTGTCAGCGGTGAACAGGTGTCTCACAGACACATTCACAGGTGTTCTAGTAGTGTTGTGAGAAAAGGTCTGACTGTGAATCAGTGTCTGTCCTCTGTACCAGTTCACAGTGAGGTACTGAACGGGAGCAATGTTCTGGACCGCACACTGCAGCTGGTActgtctcccctccaccatctgATCCACTGGGCcgtcagagctgagagagacactgtccGGGGACTCTGAAGAAAAACATATGAAACACAATAGCCTTAGAGAGCATTGTGTTAAACATGCTACATGAAGCACACTCATTGAAAATTGGAAGTAGCCACGGGAAAGCATGAGAAAACAATTCAGGGCATCTCTGCCAAAAATGAATTTACACAGCTTATTAGATACACTCATGTCATGTGCTCATGTGCCACAATACTGCCCATTCTCTGCTCCCAGCCCACGTCTGCCCTCCTCTCCCCACGTAGAGGGCAGGAGTCAAGCGCTGAACCTCCCACTGCTTGTTCCTGTCCTCCCTCCCCTGGCTGGATAGTCTGATTGACACAGTTAGGAGAGTCTGGATACACTGGGAAGGCATTTCTGTTAGTTTTCTCATTGCTCAAATTTCTGCTTTTTGTGAAGAATAAGCTCCTGCTTTGGCGAACTTTCAGGTTACATGGGCAGTGTTAAATTACTGCAGTTGCGGTCAATAGAGGAgcctttttgttgttgtgtgaTTGTGGAGCGAAACACAAACAGACATCCCCCAGCCAGTGGTCTACAATAGGTCAGACTGTTCTCTGTGGAAAATATCAGAAAAGATATCGTTGCCTTTTCCAGCCTTGCTTTTGTGGCTGTCCTGCATCGTGTGATTAAGTTTGAAACTGCCCAGCGGGCTGTAGGTGTATACTAATATAAAGGAATTTAGTATATGCTTCTGTCCAAATGCACAAGAGAGTGTAGGACAAAAGattagttacaaatgagaggaggccattcggctTGCACAGTGTGGCTTGTCGAAATACAGCCCGTAATTCAgctggtgaagcagtttctctctCCGCCTCTTGAGGCAGAATGGCTCTGCTACACATAATAGAACTATCATCACTCGGATTATTTTGGCCAGGGAGAGAACGTGATTTTCCTCAGTGTCTCTTGCCATTTCTGCTAAGCAATGCAGGCCTGTTCGACATTAACCATTGTggatttccctcacgggatcaataaagaaTCTATCTATCTTTCTCCATTCTATTGTCCATGAGCATtagtaatggaaaaaaatgcatggagagaacatacatcTATGTTTGATCCTTGCACGTCTATATGATTTAGATGAGGTTAGGGTTCAGCCTCACTTTCCCACAGCCTGACACAGAGGAGCCACATGCTTTGGATAGCATGGAACTATCCCAGCCCTGTCATTCTTCAAGACGACAAGCAACAGTTTCAATTCACAACAATTTAAACAGGCTACTCACTGTACAGACTGATGTTGAGATTCTTCCTGCACTCCCTGGGCTCAGTATTGAAGTCTCCGTAGCACGTAGGCTCTACAGTCCAATCAGTCAGACTGCTGACATTCCAGGTGACAGACTGGACACCTGTTTTCATGCCTGTAGCTCCAACTGGAGCCTCCCAGCCTATTCCTCTGGCTGTCTGTGTTGTAGTGCAGTTCGCTGTCACTGGGTCCCCATATCTCACCACAGCTCTCTGAGGGCTGATCTCAAGTGGACACTCTGGGACAGCTCCTGCAAAACAACAGAGGTAATTTCCTCCAGCAACACTGAAGCACAATGCCCAGAGGCAAGTATCAGTATTACTGACAATAAAACTCTAGTTCTCCCTGTATGTATAATGGAAAAGTTCCAAAACAACACCTTACCCAGATGTGGGATGCAGAGAAGTCCCAGTGCACAGATAATCCATGGATCACACAGCCTCATTCCCTCTCCTGAATattcccttttttttaaaaaaaaaaagaagagagcacTCAGCACTTTCTCCAAACAGTGTCAGTTGTGAGTA from Lepisosteus oculatus isolate fLepOcu1 chromosome 11, fLepOcu1.hap2, whole genome shotgun sequence includes:
- the LOC102684328 gene encoding intercellular adhesion molecule 5-like isoform X3, translating into MRLCDPWIICALGLLCIPHLGAVPECPLEISPQRAVVRYGDPVTANCTTTQTARGIGWEAPVGATGMKTGVQSVTWNVSSLTDWTVEPTCYGDFNTEPRECRKNLNISLYKSPDSVSLSSDGPVDQMVEGRQYQLQCAVQNIAPVQYLTVNWYRGQTLIHSQTFSHNTTRTPVNVSVRHLFTADRADNGQQFTCEAELNLGPEGPQPPPATRAKPLKVTVLYRPVITCPPSATVKEGQILVSSDLCTAVGNPPPDTQWLIEGQEIEPNDPLSRRDIGQFTFEAENEYGKVTQNVIITVEYGPEIKGCPTSIAVKEGQSLKSSVPCTAVGNPPPDTQWLIEGQEIEPDEPLSRRDIGQFTLEAENKYGKVTQNVNITVKYQPAFLRSEETTQTVPGNITVLVCSADGNPPPRYNWTYSTADNVALKYTDRGSTVTINGTSTSNIGIYTCFATNEVGEAQKTFKVEFTPGGNIGKKIGIIIGVVLVLLLIGVIYKFGNASSLVNCRQFH
- the LOC102684328 gene encoding intercellular adhesion molecule 5-like isoform X1 — encoded protein: MPGFLYTRVCHWRNIDNDQPPRQQSEPREYSGEGMRLCDPWIICALGLLCIPHLGAVPECPLEISPQRAVVRYGDPVTANCTTTQTARGIGWEAPVGATGMKTGVQSVTWNVSSLTDWTVEPTCYGDFNTEPRECRKNLNISLYKSPDSVSLSSDGPVDQMVEGRQYQLQCAVQNIAPVQYLTVNWYRGQTLIHSQTFSHNTTRTPVNVSVRHLFTADRADNGQQFTCEAELNLGPEGPQPPPATRAKPLKVTVLYRPVITCPPSATVKEGQILVSSDLCTAVGNPPPDTQWLIEGQEIEPNDPLSRRDIGQFTFEAENEYGKVTQNVIITVEYGPEIKGCPTSIAVKEGQSLKSSVPCTAVGNPPPDTQWLIEGQEIEPDEPLSRRDIGQFTLEAENKYGKVTQNVNITVKYQPAFLRSEETTQTVPGNITVLVCSADGNPPPRYNWTYSTADNVALKYTDRGSTVTINGTSTSNIGIYTCFATNEVGEAQKTFKVEFTPGGNIGKKIGIIIGVVLVLLLIGVIYKFGNASSLVNCRQFH
- the LOC102684328 gene encoding intercellular adhesion molecule 5-like isoform X2 is translated as MGVGQMVRCRKNKSPSFREYSGEGMRLCDPWIICALGLLCIPHLGAVPECPLEISPQRAVVRYGDPVTANCTTTQTARGIGWEAPVGATGMKTGVQSVTWNVSSLTDWTVEPTCYGDFNTEPRECRKNLNISLYKSPDSVSLSSDGPVDQMVEGRQYQLQCAVQNIAPVQYLTVNWYRGQTLIHSQTFSHNTTRTPVNVSVRHLFTADRADNGQQFTCEAELNLGPEGPQPPPATRAKPLKVTVLYRPVITCPPSATVKEGQILVSSDLCTAVGNPPPDTQWLIEGQEIEPNDPLSRRDIGQFTFEAENEYGKVTQNVIITVEYGPEIKGCPTSIAVKEGQSLKSSVPCTAVGNPPPDTQWLIEGQEIEPDEPLSRRDIGQFTLEAENKYGKVTQNVNITVKYQPAFLRSEETTQTVPGNITVLVCSADGNPPPRYNWTYSTADNVALKYTDRGSTVTINGTSTSNIGIYTCFATNEVGEAQKTFKVEFTPGGNIGKKIGIIIGVVLVLLLIGVIYKFGNASSLVNCRQFH